The Daphnia magna isolate NIES linkage group LG6, ASM2063170v1.1, whole genome shotgun sequence genome segment CCGACTGACGTTATTCCCACCCGAAAACGAAGCTCATCGATTGATCGCCAGTTTGATCAAACTGGAACACCCTGTTTGGTCATTGGCACAGCCGGAAACGGGCGTCCCTCGATCGGTTATGAGTGTGGGTGAGTatttgaaagagaaagaaaactatgCAATTTTAATTAATGAAAAGagttttttgaaaatgtctgTATATTATCCATTGCCGTTGAATGATTTAGGTTTAGTTGGAAATGCGACTAGTCGCCATCTGGTCCCTGCTGACGATTGTAACGTGACTGTTATCGTTGAAGATACTACCCTGTTGCCTGGATACGGTGATAAACAGGTATAGACGCTATAGACGAAAGTTTAGGAGACGAGAGGAAGTCTGAGTAGGATGTTGTAATATATAGCTTATTTTTGTCGGCCAAACGCTACCTAGCGTAGGTAGCGTTTGGGTAGCAATATTTTctattccttttttattttatttttttattttttttgggggggagtAATCCTATTGAAAAACTTGAAGTTGTTTTGGAGAACTCACTAGGATTTATATGTTAGACAAGATTTGTATTTCGTCTGGGGTAGCATTTCTGCTCTCAAGTACAAAAACACCCGGGCCATAAAGGCCAGATTGCCAATTTTGTTCTAAGCTAGGAAAACTGCGCAGTCCATGTGACATGTTACATGAAGCTTTACGTAACCTTGTAACACCATCCAGATTGattgatctcttttttttgtttcaatatatctttttgatttttgatgtTGGCAAAATTagcatttttaatattttgccAGGTTGCCTTCTATTTGCGAATTCATACCGGATATCCACCTAATTCTACTAATGGTTTTCAACGACCGGAATGGATGAAACATCCGATTCCTGTCTCCGGCGAGGCTTCGACCGATCCAGCCTTTGTTGCTGAAGGAGGTGGCATTTGGACACGGTGGTTGAACGCAACTGTTGGCCGTTCGGCCTGTCGTTACACCAGAGTGGCCAATTTGTATCCGCACGGTTACCAACAAGACGGCCAAAGACCAGTTAGTTTCCGCATCCTAGAAGGACTCCGTCCGGATGAGAATCCGCCCTTTGCAATCACAGCAGACGAAGGCATTCTCTATGTCTCTCATCCGGAATCTTTGTCCAAATTACATCACCAAGCTTCGTTCGATTTGCTCATCGGTTGGGATGTCGATCCACTCGATTCTTCTAGCGTCCTTCAAAACGCATCGGCAGCCTTCCGAATCGATATAATAGATAGTAATCATTTGCTGGCAGACTCGTCTGAGTCAGTCGAATGCGACGGTGCTCTCTATTGTGCTAAATTCCGGACGGAATCCGGATGCAATCAAGTCGTCGGATCCGTGGCAACTGATCAACGTGGATGCGCTTGGAGACGGAGCGACAGCAACACCACAATCAATGGACCCAGTAGAATGTATCAGACCTGTTCGCCGGATTTATCTACGTGTCCGGATGGGTACAGttttgcgattttttttttttatgttggaaCTCAACGCATCGAATGACGTGatcattttaatattttatttgtcCTTTCCCAGCTACTGCGATGAACTTGAATCACTTTCCTGGGAAATCTGCCCCCAGGATTGCacaggtaaaaagaaaagtctttttgatttgaataaatttCAAACTTGAGTCAGCCTATCTACAAAAGAAGTTTActtttttaactaaaaaaaaaataataataaactagAAAAAGTGTTGGGGACGCACTTCAAGTTCAACCAAGCAGCTAACGGCAAGTCTCGGGGCATAGCTTCAGCTGCCGGGATTTGTTCTTGTGGAGATGCCCACTCTCGTGATTGCTCTTGTATGCCGCCCCCGCCGGATCCCATTGCCGCTGACCCAAATCTAGAGAATCCAGACGATTTTGATTACGAGGAAGTAGAAAGTATAATCAATAACAAAGAGGAGCAGGCAACGTTGTATCGCGAACCAAAAGGTGATCTTGTCAATTCCGTTCAATTCACAGCAGGTAGAAAAGAACGACTCACGTCATCAAAGCAACAACGATTTAATAAATCTCTTTTTAATTATTGATCCCTCGTATAGGCAGGGGCTTAGACAATACGTGTGGCACTACTTGCAGAGTCCTTATCGGTGCATTTGCTACTTTCGTTTTACTAGCTGTACCTGCTACTTTGTTCCTGTACTGGAGAAAAAGGTATTTAAAATGATGagttccatgagtttttcaacTCAAAGTGGAATTTCATTATTTACAGGAGGTGGATGATTTGTGGCAAGGAAAAACGCACTGGATCTTACGTAGGACACCCCCATTCTTCTCATCATCATCGCGATCTTAACAATCTCAACATGTCCGTTTACATTGAAGAGAGGCGCTTGAGGGGGGCCGAAGAACGTGATCACTCGAACATGTCGTTCCTACCTTTTGGGATATCCGTAATTGAACGATGTACATCTCATTTTCGTTTGCACATTGaatgattgattttttttttttaaactaatgAATTTAGGCGACGGATCGCAAGTGGGAAATCCCTCGCAAATGGCTCATCATCGACGAGAAGACGCCGTTGGGCGAAGGCGAATTTGGCCAGGTTATGCGCGCTACTGTCACATCCGTCACCGGAATAGGAGGCCATCGCGTAGTGGCCGCCAAAATGGCCAAAACGGCCGTTATGATTAATCGCGGAGATGTCGGCGAGATGATTTCCCCGGAGTTGGCTGATCTCTTGTCAGAGTTCCACTTGTTGAAAGATGTCAGCCATCCGAATGTCATCAAATTATTGGGCGCTTGTACGGACGTCTCTGGGCCTTTCCTCCTCATCCTTGAGTACTGCGAGCACGGATCTCTCCGCAATTATTTGCGACGTAGCCGACTCGTTCTTCCTgaacaacagcaacagaaTCCGTCGTCCGTTATGGTAACACCGGCCGTCACTCCCCGTGATCTTCTCTCGTTTGCCTGGCAAATCAGTCAGGCCGGCGCTTATCTTTGCGAGATGAAGGTAAATACGTTGCTCAATCGGTTAAAGCCTTTACGTGACCTTTTTCAATTCCAACTAGTTGGTTCATCGAGATTTGGCTGCACGAAATGTGCTGGTAGCGTCCGGTAAGGTATGCAAAGTCTCTGATTTTGGTCTCACTCGCGACGTCTACGAAGGTGACACTTACTTCAAAACCAGCAAAGGACGAGGTAGGATTTCACTTGTTATTCTCGctgtttttcttgatttttataGCTCCTGCTTTCATAATTGTTTTGCGTTAACAGTTCCGATTAAATGGATGGCGTTGGAATCGTTATCGGATCATGTGTACACTTCCAAATCGGATGTGTGGAGTTTCGGTGTTTTGCTATGGGAATTGGCCACTTTGGGAGCCAATCCTTATCCTGGAGTGTAAGTTCTTTGTTCCTCTTTTCATTgttaaatattttgttaacaAATAATTTGTTAATAGGACACCGGAGAGACTTTATCGGCTTCTGAAAACCGGTTACAGAATGGAGAAACCCGACAATTGCTCCGAG includes the following:
- the LOC116924258 gene encoding proto-oncogene tyrosine-protein kinase receptor Ret isoform X1; amino-acid sequence: MTLIIEDENDNPPRLQNPNEERFIDVYLKEQGIIQDKDLLSKPVIVLDDDSDRINRFRLTLFPPENEAHRLIASLIKLEHPVWSLAQPETGVPRSVMSVGLVGNATSRHLVPADDCNVTVIVEDTTLLPGYGDKQVAFYLRIHTGYPPNSTNGFQRPEWMKHPIPVSGEASTDPAFVAEGGGIWTRWLNATVGRSACRYTRVANLYPHGYQQDGQRPVSFRILEGLRPDENPPFAITADEGILYVSHPESLSKLHHQASFDLLIGWDVDPLDSSSVLQNASAAFRIDIIDSNHLLADSSESVECDGALYCAKFRTESGCNQVVGSVATDQRGCAWRRSDSNTTINGPSRMYQTCSPDLSTCPDGYCDELESLSWEICPQDCTEKVLGTHFKFNQAANGKSRGIASAAGICSCGDAHSRDCSCMPPPPDPIAADPNLENPDDFDYEEVESIINNKEEQATLYREPKGDLVNSVQFTAGRGLDNTCGTTCRVLIGAFATFVLLAVPATLFLYWRKRRWMICGKEKRTGSYVGHPHSSHHHRDLNNLNMSVYIEERRLRGAEERDHSNMSFLPFGISATDRKWEIPRKWLIIDEKTPLGEGEFGQVMRATVTSVTGIGGHRVVAAKMAKTAVMINRGDVGEMISPELADLLSEFHLLKDVSHPNVIKLLGACTDVSGPFLLILEYCEHGSLRNYLRRSRLVLPEQQQQNPSSVMVTPAVTPRDLLSFAWQISQAGAYLCEMKLVHRDLAARNVLVASGKVCKVSDFGLTRDVYEGDTYFKTSKGRVPIKWMALESLSDHVYTSKSDVWSFGVLLWELATLGANPYPGVTPERLYRLLKTGYRMEKPDNCSEELYDLMMKCWREDPQERPQFAELVKTVEDMLGVGMDYLDLGCLAGVSNREYFLNSDGHDSFPKGLQQLRWDDDDDELPISSPETGREDQSSFYLNMSSSKTDDGETIPLVNDEMQHQHLIENSFPLFKPVPDAVVQDEYLLPIVRV
- the LOC116924258 gene encoding proto-oncogene tyrosine-protein kinase receptor Ret isoform X2, which codes for MTLIIEDENDNPPRLQNPNEERFIDVYLKEQGIIQDKDLLSKPVIVLDDDSDRINRFRLTLFPPENEAHRLIASLIKLEHPVWSLAQPETGVPRSVMSVGLVGNATSRHLVPADDCNVTVIVEDTTLLPGYGDKQVAFYLRIHTGYPPNSTNGFQRPEWMKHPIPVSGEASTDPAFVAEGGGIWTRWLNATVGRSACRYTRVANLYPHGYQQDGQRPVSFRILEGLRPDENPPFAITADEGILYVSHPESLSKLHHQASFDLLIGWDVDPLDSSSVLQNASAAFRIDIIDSNHLLADSSESVECDGALYCAKFRTESGCNQVVGSVATDQRGCAWRRSDSNTTINGPSRMYQTCSPDLSTCPDGYCDELESLSWEICPQDCTEKVLGTHFKFNQAANGKSRGIASAAGICSCGDAHSRDCSCMPPPPDPIAADPNLENPDDFDYEEVESIINNKEEQATLYREPKGRGLDNTCGTTCRVLIGAFATFVLLAVPATLFLYWRKRRWMICGKEKRTGSYVGHPHSSHHHRDLNNLNMSVYIEERRLRGAEERDHSNMSFLPFGISATDRKWEIPRKWLIIDEKTPLGEGEFGQVMRATVTSVTGIGGHRVVAAKMAKTAVMINRGDVGEMISPELADLLSEFHLLKDVSHPNVIKLLGACTDVSGPFLLILEYCEHGSLRNYLRRSRLVLPEQQQQNPSSVMVTPAVTPRDLLSFAWQISQAGAYLCEMKLVHRDLAARNVLVASGKVCKVSDFGLTRDVYEGDTYFKTSKGRVPIKWMALESLSDHVYTSKSDVWSFGVLLWELATLGANPYPGVTPERLYRLLKTGYRMEKPDNCSEELYDLMMKCWREDPQERPQFAELVKTVEDMLGVGMDYLDLGCLAGVSNREYFLNSDGHDSFPKGLQQLRWDDDDDELPISSPETGREDQSSFYLNMSSSKTDDGETIPLVNDEMQHQHLIENSFPLFKPVPDAVVQDEYLLPIVRV